The DNA window AAGGTGAAAttctatgtttattttatttgattaattttttttaaacggtcgacattgatatattatatattgtgattcgattttatttatagaaattttaattttttaaattttgttttaattatttcgcttatatatttgtttgtttgcaTCACACGGAAGTCATACTAGtgtatataatgatgtttaattttcaaagtgttcggattgtcaagtcgagagctgtggttaatttgaatatatatatataagagtaaattgatactttgATCGGATTTGTAGGTTGACCTGTCCATAAatataaaacggttaaaaataaaataaaaaatgatatagatatgtttcgaatttacaccctaacaaaataattacaactttttaaccaactaggctaacaaattttatatttttaattcaatatcaaatttgataaacgcgagacattttaacaataagttAATTTGTTaaccaactaatatataattataattataattataatgatgcttagtttttaaagtgtctagattgtcgGGTTGAAAGgcatggttaatttggatatatatgtgagagttaaTAAATACTTGgatcgaattgtgggttgacccgcccataaacttaaaacggttaaaaataaaattaaaaatattatcatatttttaatgtaattttttttacgatttttttatacttttcgTCCAAATGAATAGActataatataagttttttattttattttatttgattgacTCTAGGAGCTCGTTTGATGTTTGTTCCAATTCTTATTTAATTGATTGTgacctaattaaaattttccatcattaaaataaaagaatatcacaatattttttttaaaaagtataattttgtttagataaataataattggtaACAGGATTATATTTTAGTCTTTTACGTTTACGAATCTAAAGGTGACTTTATTATAGCCAAGAACGTTACCTCTTAATTTCAAACGAAAATAAGttgaaaaatgatataaatacaaaaatgtattattatataaattatttattttagatgtCAACTCATGATTAAGTGGGTCCTCCTCCTCCGTATTCCTCCGCCGGTGACCGCGATGATGCAGCAGCTTTCTTTTTCAtccattaattaatcaattaaatatgtttatctattaattaattaattaattaattaatgtcagCTAAATGTTTCATATTCTTCCACTATTTGGACACATTcgtcaaattttcaaaatatttaaatattttcaattaattaagacTATTCATCTTTCTCCTAATCTTActgtaattaatatatatagattaagtCCAACTTGTCATTTAATTTGAGTTTCCCTATTACCTTGACCGATTCAAGTGATATATATAACCAACCAAGGCACAAGTCAAttcttgtttttaaatttaaaaaaagtacttattcaaaatatttagaattaaaaaatttgttacaTTAGTTACTATTATAATTATGAGGTTGAAATATAAACAaacatacttaattttttttgaacaaCAGAGTaaagaattgaaattgagaCGGTTGATTTGTGAGTGAATAGATTTTAGATAAAcgtctaaataaatttttttttttaattaattaactagaAAGAAATTGTCAATGACTTTAGTTGTTCAATATGTATcgttcataattttattattataacaatttctTTATTGGATTTGATCGAAAactaatcattttaaaaatgtaagaGTACGATAATATGTTGGAGacttatttgtgtttttttttcttttattttatttttgatgtattttaattttattttttcaatatcaGTATACTTTTTATTTCTACTTAAACCAccctaataaataaaataaaattataatattattttaattaaatattttttttctttcgaGCTTACTTAAAGttgttattttatgttatagaaaatgatttgttttaaaatagttaatatgaaataaaaacaaGCTGACATCTGTATCTGAGGAGAGATCCTCTGCTACCAAAATGTCTCTATTCCCTCTATTCCCTCTCACATAGAGGGGCATTATGGTAATTAAACTtcattaattaagtttaattaatgaagtttAATTACCATAATGCCCCTCTATGTGAGAGGGAATAGAGGGAACAGAGGCATTTTGGTAGCAGAAGATCTCTAGTGTCTGTATCTATAAATAGGAAGTACATGCAAAGTTCAAACTCACAAACAAAGCTTTCATCAGCTCTTATTACAACTGGTGATCTCATATCTTGAatatcattatcatcatcaatGGCACCAAGAATTATATCCATCCTCTCACTAACATTAATAATAACGATATCCCTTCTTTCTATCTCCAGCACCAACGCCCAGCTTCGTAACAACTTCTATGGCGTCTCTTGCCCCAATCTCCAGACCATCGTCTTCAACGTCATGAGAGATTCCGTCCGTCAACAGCCCCGTCTCGGCGCCTCCATCCTCCGCCTCTTCTTCCACGACTGCTTCGTCAACGTAtgtaaattttaatatgttttatcaCTAAGTTATGAGTCTCCACGACTATTTcggtaattatttaattatatgtttctaattaaagcatatatatatatatatatgatagggATGCGACGGATCGGTACTACTAGATGACACTCCGACGTTCACTGGGGAGAAGAACGCCCTGGCCAACCGGAACTCGGTTAGGGGATTCGAGGTCATCGACACCATTAAAACTCGCGTGGAAGCCGCTTGCAACGCCACGGTTTCTTGCGGCGATATCCTTGCCCTAGCTGCACGAGATGGAACCACACTTGTAAGTACTAATATTAAACAACTAATTAATGAACTAAGTTAagttaatgttaaaatattatatatctatgtattattttaaaaaatgttaaaagaaTAGAAGTTGTCTAATAAggacaaatataattaattaaggtggACTTGACTTAAGAGAATCGAATCCATTGATTgattttaagatattttcaCACTAGTGTTAATGTGTTATCAgacaattaatataaattttattatttttaaaaggtaATAAAGATTTTTTGTGTATGGTCTTCAGCATAATATAGTACAGCCCTATCCAACCTAATGGTCGGACATGTTGTCATtacaataaaatgttttaataattagtttactttagaaattaattaaaatattgtataattcTTAATTAGTTGGGAGGACCTTCATGGGGTGTGCCACTGGGGCGGAGAGACGCGAGAACGGCTAGCCAGAGTACAGCCAACTCGGACCTACCATCCCCCTTCGCAAACTTGGATACCCTCATCACCTTGTTCACAAACAAGGGGCTTTCAGCCCGGGACATGACCGCCCTCTCGGGCAGCCACTCAATCGGGCTGGCCCAATGCTTCACTTTCAGCCAGCGTATCTACAACGACACCAACATCGACCAGAGTTTTGCCACCCTACGTCAATCCACTTGCCCACAGGACACGACTACTGGCGGCTCCAACTTGGCCCCTCTCGACATTCGGA is part of the Impatiens glandulifera chromosome 1, dImpGla2.1, whole genome shotgun sequence genome and encodes:
- the LOC124922722 gene encoding peroxidase P7-like, translated to MAPRIISILSLTLIITISLLSISSTNAQLRNNFYGVSCPNLQTIVFNVMRDSVRQQPRLGASILRLFFHDCFVNGCDGSVLLDDTPTFTGEKNALANRNSVRGFEVIDTIKTRVEAACNATVSCGDILALAARDGTTLLGGPSWGVPLGRRDARTASQSTANSDLPSPFANLDTLITLFTNKGLSARDMTALSGSHSIGLAQCFTFSQRIYNDTNIDQSFATLRQSTCPQDTTTGGSNLAPLDIRTPNRPLTGTNRFDNNYYQNLINRRGLLHSDQELFNNGSQDALVQLYSTNQRVFFQDFASAMVRMGNLSPLTGTNGEIRRNCRLVN